From the genome of Solidesulfovibrio carbinolicus, one region includes:
- the murJ gene encoding murein biosynthesis integral membrane protein MurJ yields MSQHVRQIAKDASIVGGATLLSRILGFFRDMILAYVLGAGIAADAFYVAYRLPNMMRRLFAEGSMTMAFVPVFQKLREEVGDEKAFAMPRSAMVWLLIILGVLTTLAIVFARPLTKLITPGFADDPALFDLTVDLTRIVFPYIIEISAVALCMGVLNSFGHFLAPALATSELNTIIILGAGVAWLFGFDPAYTLAWSVVIGGIGQVYMQLPQLKKFGFSWRGPWSLRDKGVLRMGLLMLPTAFGAAVYQLNIVLGTLLASYLPTGSISYLYYADRLVQFPLGVFGVAVGTVALPGLAKLASAGKTGEFVDTLNASLRLTLFICLPAAAGLIALADPMVRVLFGRGAFGEPAIAATAGALVAYGVGLPAFACVRPLYSAYFALSDTRTPAIVAAVCLVVYVIAGLALMGPTGHVGLALATSISSWVNIAALGLVLRKKLGPGWLRLGRTTFIGTILSIGVGFGAHATADRPYLSLILIILWAMAYMGLASLLRVEEARMLTDFVRRKMKKR; encoded by the coding sequence ATGTCGCAGCACGTCAGACAGATTGCCAAGGACGCCTCCATTGTCGGGGGCGCGACCTTGTTGTCAAGGATACTGGGGTTTTTCCGGGATATGATCCTGGCCTACGTACTCGGGGCCGGCATAGCCGCCGACGCTTTTTACGTGGCCTACCGCCTGCCCAACATGATGCGCCGGCTTTTCGCCGAAGGCTCCATGACCATGGCCTTTGTGCCGGTCTTTCAGAAGCTGCGTGAGGAGGTCGGCGACGAAAAGGCCTTTGCCATGCCGCGTTCGGCCATGGTCTGGCTGCTCATCATCCTGGGCGTCTTGACCACGTTGGCCATCGTCTTTGCCCGGCCGCTGACCAAACTCATCACTCCGGGCTTTGCCGACGATCCGGCGCTGTTCGATCTGACCGTGGATCTCACGCGCATCGTCTTCCCCTACATCATCGAGATTTCCGCCGTGGCCCTGTGCATGGGCGTGCTCAATTCCTTCGGCCATTTCCTGGCCCCGGCCCTGGCCACCTCCGAACTCAACACCATCATCATCCTCGGCGCGGGCGTGGCCTGGCTGTTCGGCTTCGATCCGGCCTACACCCTGGCCTGGAGCGTGGTCATCGGCGGCATCGGGCAGGTCTACATGCAGCTGCCGCAACTCAAAAAGTTCGGCTTCTCCTGGCGCGGGCCATGGTCCCTTCGCGACAAGGGCGTGCTGCGCATGGGCCTGCTCATGCTGCCAACGGCCTTTGGCGCGGCGGTCTATCAGCTCAACATCGTGCTGGGGACGCTTCTTGCCTCCTACCTGCCCACCGGCTCCATCTCGTACCTCTACTACGCCGACCGGCTGGTGCAGTTTCCGCTGGGCGTCTTCGGCGTGGCCGTGGGCACCGTCGCCCTGCCCGGCCTGGCCAAGCTCGCCTCGGCCGGCAAGACCGGGGAATTCGTCGATACCCTAAACGCCTCGCTGCGCCTGACCCTTTTCATCTGCCTGCCGGCCGCCGCCGGACTCATCGCCCTGGCCGATCCCATGGTGCGGGTGCTTTTCGGGCGCGGGGCCTTTGGCGAGCCGGCCATCGCCGCCACCGCCGGGGCGCTGGTGGCCTACGGCGTGGGCCTGCCCGCCTTTGCCTGCGTACGGCCGCTGTACTCCGCCTATTTCGCCCTGTCCGACACCCGCACCCCGGCCATTGTCGCGGCCGTGTGTCTGGTGGTCTACGTCATCGCCGGCCTGGCCCTCATGGGACCTACCGGCCATGTCGGATTGGCCCTGGCCACCTCCATCTCGTCGTGGGTCAACATCGCCGCCCTGGGCCTGGTCCTGCGCAAAAAACTCGGCCCCGGCTGGCTGCGCCTGGGCCGCACCACTTTCATCGGCACAATCTTAAGCATCGGCGTCGGCTTCGGGGCCCACGCCACGGCCGACCGCCCCTACCTTTCGCTCATCCTCATCATCCTGTGGGCCATGGCCTACATGGGCCTGGCCTCGCTGCTGCGCGTCGAGGAAGCCCGGATGCTTACTGATTTTGTTCGTAGGAAGATGAAGAAGAGATAA
- the mutM gene encoding bifunctional DNA-formamidopyrimidine glycosylase/DNA-(apurinic or apyrimidinic site) lyase codes for MPELPEVETIARALAPGLVGRVITGIDVPDAKVLAGPKRRAEFAAMAVGRTIQSVARRAKLLLLTLGPRPQVPGDGPAVLAFHLKMTGRFHIAPPGAPDPDRARLLVRLSDDNTLVFADLRRFGTARVLTPEALSAWDFYASLGPEPWDMTPDAFEAALSRKSTRIKAALLDQTVIAGIGNIYADESLFAARIRPDTPAKALTPAQRRRLLKAVQDVIAAAIAAGGSTIRDYRTPDGVEGGFQNHFQVYGKSGDPCPACTAPLTHAKIAGRTSTYCRKCQK; via the coding sequence ATGCCCGAACTTCCCGAAGTCGAAACCATCGCCCGAGCCCTAGCCCCGGGCCTTGTCGGCCGCGTCATCACCGGCATCGACGTCCCGGACGCCAAGGTGCTGGCCGGCCCCAAGCGCCGGGCCGAGTTCGCCGCCATGGCCGTGGGCCGGACCATCCAATCCGTCGCCCGCCGGGCCAAACTGCTGCTGCTTACCCTCGGCCCGCGCCCCCAGGTCCCGGGCGACGGCCCGGCCGTCCTGGCCTTCCATCTCAAGATGACCGGCCGCTTCCACATCGCCCCGCCGGGCGCTCCCGATCCCGACCGCGCCCGGTTGCTCGTCCGGCTCTCCGACGACAACACCCTGGTGTTTGCCGACCTGCGCCGCTTCGGCACGGCCCGGGTGCTCACGCCCGAGGCCCTGAGCGCCTGGGATTTCTACGCGTCGCTTGGCCCTGAACCCTGGGACATGACGCCCGACGCTTTCGAGGCAGCGCTTTCCCGCAAGTCCACCCGCATCAAGGCGGCGCTGCTCGATCAGACCGTCATCGCCGGCATCGGCAACATCTACGCCGACGAATCGCTCTTCGCCGCCCGCATCCGGCCCGACACGCCGGCCAAGGCCCTGACCCCGGCCCAACGGCGACGGCTCCTCAAGGCCGTCCAGGACGTCATCGCGGCGGCCATCGCCGCCGGCGGCAGCACCATCCGCGACTACCGCACTCCCGACGGCGTGGAAGGCGGTTTCCAGAACCATTTCCAGGTCTACGGCAAATCCGGCGACCCCTGCCCGGCCTGCACCGCGCCGCTCACCCACGCCAAAATCGCCGGCCGCACCTCCACCTATTGCAGGAAGTGTCAGAAGTAA
- a CDS encoding ChaN family lipoprotein produces the protein MPVHFPFEPTAPGGAGTSRALGAFLLAGLLALAMLGAGCAKRAPGTPPVAPESLVDAAGAPLAPAAFAAELAGADYLLLGEEHPNPCDHQAQAAVIRRLAAVGVLPAIGLEMVPADYQGVLDAFNAGTLPLAELPAKLDWKTTWGFDFELYAPIFEAAREYKLPVYALNAPKGLARKVGRQGLDALTPAERASLPGAILPPAPAQVEELRELFAQHGAMRKAAPQENAKPAQTDANPQNRPLAAPASQDAAAAQTKVAPSVARDVAPQAKTAPDDTATSSAKAKASAKPALRDAAPARDPFENFVTVQSLWDTQMAARALYARAVAGRPVAVIAGAGHVANGWGIARRLAVLDPSAKVVLVMPWRGGEAPDAEAAPYFFACPAAQKSRLGMTLTQDQPAPGKPAALPLVTAVAPGSPAAKAGLLPGDAVVAAGGHPADTLSVLHKAAIEAVKDGKALSLTVSRAGETLAIDIPIALPAAK, from the coding sequence ATGCCAGTCCACTTTCCGTTCGAGCCTACGGCCCCCGGGGGCGCGGGAACCTCCCGCGCCCTGGGGGCTTTTCTCCTGGCCGGCCTGCTGGCCCTGGCCATGCTCGGCGCGGGCTGCGCCAAGCGCGCCCCGGGCACGCCCCCGGTCGCCCCCGAGAGCCTGGTCGACGCCGCAGGCGCGCCCCTGGCCCCGGCCGCCTTTGCCGCCGAACTGGCCGGAGCCGACTATCTGCTGCTGGGCGAGGAACACCCCAACCCCTGCGACCATCAGGCCCAGGCCGCCGTCATCCGCCGGCTGGCCGCCGTCGGCGTCCTTCCGGCCATCGGCCTGGAAATGGTCCCGGCCGACTATCAAGGCGTCCTCGACGCCTTCAACGCCGGCACGCTCCCCCTGGCCGAACTGCCGGCCAAACTCGACTGGAAAACCACCTGGGGTTTCGATTTCGAACTCTACGCCCCGATTTTCGAGGCCGCCCGGGAGTACAAGCTCCCGGTCTACGCTTTAAACGCCCCCAAGGGTCTGGCCCGCAAGGTCGGCCGCCAGGGCCTGGACGCCCTGACCCCGGCCGAACGCGCCAGCCTCCCCGGAGCCATACTGCCCCCGGCCCCGGCCCAGGTGGAAGAGCTGCGCGAGCTTTTCGCCCAGCACGGAGCCATGCGCAAGGCCGCGCCCCAGGAAAACGCCAAGCCGGCACAGACGGACGCCAACCCCCAAAACCGCCCACTGGCCGCTCCTGCGAGCCAGGATGCCGCCGCTGCCCAGACCAAGGTCGCGCCGTCGGTCGCCCGGGACGTCGCCCCCCAGGCCAAGACTGCGCCGGACGACACCGCCACGTCCAGCGCCAAGGCCAAAGCCTCCGCCAAGCCGGCCCTCCGGGACGCCGCGCCGGCCCGCGACCCCTTTGAAAATTTCGTCACCGTGCAGTCCTTGTGGGACACCCAGATGGCCGCCCGGGCGCTCTATGCCCGGGCCGTGGCCGGCCGGCCCGTGGCCGTCATCGCCGGAGCCGGACATGTGGCCAATGGCTGGGGCATCGCCCGCCGGCTGGCCGTCCTTGATCCCTCGGCCAAGGTCGTTCTGGTCATGCCCTGGCGCGGCGGCGAGGCCCCGGACGCCGAAGCCGCGCCCTACTTCTTCGCCTGCCCGGCCGCCCAAAAAAGCCGGCTCGGCATGACCCTGACCCAGGACCAGCCCGCCCCCGGCAAACCCGCCGCCCTGCCGCTGGTCACCGCCGTCGCCCCCGGTTCCCCGGCCGCCAAGGCGGGACTCCTGCCCGGCGACGCCGTCGTCGCCGCCGGCGGCCACCCGGCCGACACCCTGTCCGTGCTCCACAAGGCCGCCATCGAGGCCGTCAAGGACGGCAAGGCGCTGTCGCTTACCGTCTCCCGGGCCGGGGAAACCCTGGCCATCGACATCCCCATCGCCCTGCCGGCCGCCAAGTAG
- a CDS encoding phenylacetate--CoA ligase family protein yields MTRKDRTEGIYSRREVLDESERRQYYQIQIKDLLSYAYRYSEDVKKRFDRAQFQASKFKTLTDLKHIPILKKKELIFLQSMGPRLGGLLTKDMGELRRIFLSPGPIFDPEDREDDYWGWTEGFYACGFRSGDLVQVTFNYHLTPAGLMFEEPLKNLGCAVVPAGPGNSATQLEIMQKLRATGYVGTPSYLMHLAQKGEEMGLNLRKDLYMEVAFVTGEKFSEKLRANLEKKFDIIMRQGYGTADVGCIGYECFHKTGLHIANRAFVEICHPDTGIPLKDGEVGEIVVTAFNKTYPLIRLATGDLSYIERAPCPCGRTSPRLGSIVGRVDTTARIKGMFVYPHQVEQVITRFEEIKRWQIEVTNPGGIDEMTLVIEASNFKREEDLLHKFREKIKLRPALTVVAPGTLPPQIRPIEDKRKWD; encoded by the coding sequence ATGACGCGCAAGGATCGCACAGAAGGCATCTATTCCCGCCGGGAAGTGCTCGACGAATCGGAACGCCGCCAATATTACCAGATCCAGATCAAGGATCTGCTTTCCTATGCTTACCGCTACTCCGAGGACGTCAAGAAGCGCTTCGACCGAGCCCAGTTCCAGGCATCGAAGTTCAAAACCCTCACCGACCTCAAGCACATCCCCATCCTGAAGAAGAAGGAACTCATCTTCCTGCAGTCCATGGGACCGAGGCTCGGCGGGCTTTTGACCAAGGACATGGGCGAGCTGCGGCGTATTTTTCTGTCCCCCGGACCGATCTTCGATCCCGAGGACCGCGAGGACGATTACTGGGGCTGGACCGAGGGCTTTTACGCCTGCGGCTTCCGCTCAGGCGATCTGGTCCAGGTGACCTTCAACTACCATCTCACCCCGGCCGGCCTCATGTTCGAGGAGCCGCTCAAAAACCTCGGCTGCGCCGTGGTTCCCGCCGGCCCGGGCAACTCCGCCACCCAGCTGGAGATCATGCAGAAGCTGCGGGCCACCGGCTACGTCGGCACCCCGAGCTACCTCATGCACCTGGCCCAAAAGGGCGAGGAGATGGGGCTTAACCTGCGCAAGGACCTCTACATGGAGGTGGCCTTCGTCACCGGCGAGAAATTCTCCGAAAAGCTGCGCGCCAATCTGGAGAAGAAGTTCGACATCATCATGCGCCAGGGCTACGGCACCGCCGACGTGGGCTGCATCGGCTACGAATGCTTCCACAAGACCGGCCTGCACATCGCCAACCGCGCCTTTGTCGAGATCTGCCATCCCGACACCGGCATTCCGCTCAAGGACGGCGAAGTCGGCGAAATCGTGGTCACGGCCTTCAACAAGACCTATCCGCTGATCCGCCTGGCCACCGGCGACCTGTCCTACATCGAGCGCGCCCCCTGTCCCTGCGGGCGCACCTCGCCTCGCCTGGGTTCCATCGTCGGCCGCGTGGACACCACCGCCCGCATCAAGGGCATGTTCGTCTACCCGCACCAGGTCGAGCAGGTCATCACCCGCTTCGAGGAGATCAAACGCTGGCAGATCGAGGTCACCAACCCCGGCGGCATCGACGAGATGACCCTGGTCATCGAAGCCTCCAACTTCAAGCGCGAGGAAGATCTGCTCCACAAGTTCCGGGAGAAGATCAAGCTGCGCCCGGCGCTCACCGTGGTCGCCCCCGGCACCCTGCCGCCCCAGATCCGGCCCATCGAAGACAAGCGCAAGTGGGACTAG
- a CDS encoding ATP-binding protein translates to MARDVPSAEAPRSLKRLLDPLTGLLGVPVAVNTNPGAPVWPDPGAEAHAILHREFPERGPCPWLAPRSPLAETDEPKSVCPLGLSAERFPLILRDGRPGELVVGPYFTNPADRQALFGRSRAADAALHVLPCLLPQRRGLIELFYREFAAFAGSAARAGAAKEQFLANMSHELRTPLNGIMGMLSLLLQSEGDGRRRQFLELAMNASNQLLGVINALLDLNGIASGRLVLAEELFEPRRMLAELFAMCAEDAASRGLSFQAAVADDVPVQLVGDPQRLRQVLLNLIHNGLKYTERGGLDVAVTMAPTQSARSDAAKLLFSVSDTGIGIAPDRQEAIFDHFAIGEPFLGKRYAQAGLGLGIARDIVGKMGGRLRVESELGRGSTFTFTAELRRPCVVSPAPAPNEAAQPTGGGAVIVHAEDDPVAQLLVRRILEDRGYVPISVDSCEGLFDLLASRPVDMVLMDVAMPGLCGLESTRRIRRGESGAAADIPIVGLSGSATPEDRRQGLSAGMTDYIAKPVTRFELLAVVQRALAGRPLRAA, encoded by the coding sequence ATGGCAAGAGATGTACCAAGCGCCGAAGCCCCCCGTTCGCTCAAGCGGCTGCTTGATCCCTTAACCGGGCTTCTGGGCGTTCCGGTGGCCGTCAACACCAACCCCGGCGCGCCCGTCTGGCCCGATCCCGGGGCCGAAGCCCATGCCATTTTGCACCGGGAATTCCCCGAACGCGGACCATGCCCCTGGCTGGCCCCGAGGTCGCCCCTGGCTGAGACCGACGAGCCAAAATCCGTCTGCCCCCTGGGACTGTCCGCGGAACGCTTCCCCTTGATCCTGCGCGACGGCCGGCCGGGGGAACTGGTGGTGGGGCCGTATTTCACCAATCCGGCCGACCGGCAAGCGCTTTTCGGCCGCAGCCGGGCCGCCGACGCCGCCTTGCACGTCCTGCCCTGCCTGCTGCCCCAACGTCGCGGCCTGATCGAACTTTTCTACCGCGAATTCGCCGCCTTCGCCGGCTCGGCCGCCCGGGCCGGAGCGGCCAAGGAACAGTTCCTGGCCAACATGAGCCATGAGCTGCGCACGCCCTTAAACGGCATCATGGGCATGTTGAGCCTGCTTTTGCAAAGCGAGGGCGACGGCCGTCGCCGCCAATTTCTCGAGCTGGCCATGAACGCCTCCAACCAGCTCCTGGGCGTCATAAACGCCCTGCTCGACTTAAACGGCATCGCCTCGGGCCGGCTGGTGCTGGCCGAGGAACTCTTCGAGCCGCGCCGGATGCTGGCCGAGCTTTTCGCCATGTGCGCCGAGGACGCGGCCTCGCGGGGCCTGTCTTTCCAGGCTGCCGTGGCCGATGACGTGCCGGTCCAGCTCGTGGGCGATCCCCAGCGGTTGCGCCAGGTGCTGCTCAATCTCATCCACAACGGACTCAAATATACCGAGCGCGGCGGCCTGGACGTGGCCGTGACCATGGCCCCGACCCAAAGCGCCCGTTCCGACGCCGCCAAACTGCTGTTTTCCGTAAGCGACACCGGCATCGGCATCGCCCCGGACCGCCAGGAAGCCATCTTCGACCATTTCGCCATCGGCGAGCCATTTCTCGGCAAACGCTACGCCCAGGCCGGCCTGGGCCTGGGCATCGCCCGGGACATCGTGGGAAAAATGGGCGGCCGGCTGCGGGTGGAAAGCGAACTCGGCCGGGGCAGCACCTTTACCTTCACCGCCGAACTGCGACGGCCCTGCGTCGTATCCCCGGCCCCGGCGCCAAACGAGGCCGCCCAACCCACCGGCGGCGGCGCGGTCATCGTCCACGCCGAGGACGACCCCGTGGCCCAGCTCCTGGTGCGCCGCATCCTGGAAGATCGGGGCTACGTGCCCATTTCCGTGGATTCCTGCGAGGGCCTGTTCGACCTTCTGGCCAGCCGGCCCGTGGACATGGTGCTCATGGACGTCGCCATGCCGGGCCTGTGCGGCCTGGAATCCACCCGCCGCATCCGGCGGGGCGAGTCCGGGGCCGCCGCCGACATCCCCATCGTGGGTCTGTCCGGCTCGGCCACGCCCGAGGACCGCCGCCAGGGGCTCTCAGCCGGCATGACCGACTACATCGCCAAGCCCGTCACCCGGTTCGAACTGCTGGCCGTGGTCCAGCGGGCCCTGGCCGGCAGGCCCTTACGGGCGGCTTGA
- a CDS encoding tRNA (adenine-N1)-methyltransferase — MKQGDLILLVSPKGKRYLRRFDQDTVLHTQEGMIRFSEVARAGSGGAVATHIGHVFRILRPTTHDLIKGVKRSTQIMYPKEIGYVILKLGIGPGIRVVESGSGSGGLTTALAWHVGDTGRVYTFEKRPEFHALSGENLDAVGLSHRVSRHNHDIAEGFYPESVVKGDPASDPTDADALFLDVRTPWDYLPQAAAVVRPGAPVGFLLPTTNQISELLWALESSPFEDVEVLEILVRRYKPVPERLRPEDRMVAHTGFLVFARHGGRDVCPPPPPADFPESMDAGPSGFPDESDQGSDNSAAPD; from the coding sequence GTGAAACAGGGCGATTTGATACTTCTGGTCTCTCCCAAGGGCAAGCGATATCTGCGGCGTTTCGACCAGGACACCGTGCTGCACACCCAGGAAGGCATGATCCGGTTCAGCGAAGTGGCCCGGGCCGGCAGCGGCGGCGCGGTTGCCACCCACATCGGCCACGTCTTTCGCATCCTGCGGCCCACCACCCACGATCTCATCAAGGGCGTCAAGCGCTCCACCCAGATCATGTATCCCAAGGAGATCGGCTACGTGATCCTGAAGCTCGGCATCGGTCCGGGTATCCGCGTGGTGGAGTCGGGCAGCGGCTCGGGCGGCCTCACCACGGCCCTGGCCTGGCACGTGGGCGACACGGGCCGGGTCTACACCTTTGAAAAACGACCCGAATTCCATGCGCTTTCCGGCGAGAACCTCGACGCCGTGGGCCTGTCCCACCGGGTGTCGCGCCACAACCACGACATCGCCGAGGGCTTTTACCCCGAATCCGTGGTCAAGGGCGATCCGGCCAGCGACCCCACCGACGCCGACGCGCTGTTTCTCGACGTGCGCACGCCCTGGGACTACCTGCCCCAGGCGGCGGCGGTGGTGCGCCCGGGCGCGCCGGTGGGGTTTCTCCTGCCCACCACCAACCAGATCAGCGAACTGCTCTGGGCGTTGGAAAGTTCGCCCTTCGAGGACGTGGAAGTGCTCGAAATCCTGGTGCGGCGCTACAAGCCCGTGCCCGAGCGTCTGCGGCCCGAGGACCGCATGGTGGCCCACACCGGCTTTCTGGTCTTCGCCCGCCACGGCGGCCGCGACGTCTGCCCGCCCCCGCCGCCGGCCGACTTCCCCGAGTCCATGGACGCCGGGCCGTCCGGTTTTCCTGACGAGAGCGACCAGGGAAGCGACAATTCCGCTGCCCCCGATTGA
- a CDS encoding radical SAM protein — protein sequence MRDGKKERATEPLRHVFGPVGSGRLGVSLGLDLLGARICSFDCLYCEAGVTEALTTARKPYVPARRLLDELAAWKAAGHAPPDVVTLGGLGEPCLNSELGAVIAGAKALFPDLPVAVLTNSSLMPDPDVRRELAQADIVLPSMDTLVPAEYHRLNRPHAAVGLAAIRQGLLDFRAAYDGKIFLEVLLLAGINDSAENGELLQGFCRELAPNRVDVVTLSRPGAHPGCQAASAEALARFRAALGGVAQEAGALRRAEGHGPAALAGPALDALAGRIAASVARRPQTESGLAAGLGVPAAHVRLALAALVRAKAVRERREGDAVFYAGLAG from the coding sequence GTGCGAGACGGCAAAAAGGAGCGCGCCACGGAACCTTTACGGCATGTTTTTGGCCCGGTAGGCTCGGGGAGGCTCGGCGTTTCGCTGGGCCTGGACCTGCTTGGCGCGCGCATTTGCTCGTTTGATTGCCTCTACTGCGAGGCCGGCGTCACCGAGGCCCTGACCACCGCGCGCAAGCCCTATGTTCCGGCCCGCCGGCTGCTGGACGAACTGGCCGCCTGGAAGGCGGCCGGCCATGCCCCCCCCGACGTCGTGACCCTGGGCGGGCTTGGCGAACCGTGTCTGAACAGCGAACTCGGGGCCGTCATCGCCGGAGCCAAAGCGCTTTTTCCCGACCTGCCCGTGGCCGTGCTCACCAATTCGAGCCTGATGCCCGACCCGGACGTACGCCGGGAACTGGCCCAGGCCGATATCGTGCTGCCGTCCATGGACACGCTGGTCCCGGCCGAGTACCATCGCCTGAACCGTCCCCACGCCGCCGTGGGCCTTGCGGCCATCCGCCAGGGCCTGCTTGATTTCCGGGCCGCCTACGACGGCAAGATTTTTCTTGAAGTGCTGCTTTTGGCCGGGATAAACGACTCGGCCGAAAATGGCGAACTTTTGCAGGGCTTTTGCCGGGAACTCGCGCCGAACCGGGTGGATGTCGTCACCCTGTCGCGCCCCGGGGCCCATCCGGGCTGCCAGGCCGCTTCGGCCGAGGCCCTGGCCCGGTTTCGGGCCGCCCTGGGCGGCGTCGCCCAGGAGGCCGGCGCGCTGCGTCGGGCCGAGGGCCATGGCCCAGCCGCCTTGGCCGGGCCGGCTCTTGATGCCCTGGCCGGGCGCATCGCCGCCTCGGTGGCCAGACGCCCCCAGACCGAGAGCGGTCTGGCCGCGGGCCTCGGCGTGCCCGCCGCCCATGTCCGGCTGGCCCTGGCCGCCCTTGTCCGGGCCAAGGCCGTGCGGGAGCGGCGCGAAGGCGACGCGGTTTTTTATGCCGGCCTGGCCGGATAA
- a CDS encoding Rne/Rng family ribonuclease: MSRGKKRKQKMFISVLPGEQVEVAVAEDGQLLEYYVEMVHQAKTRGHIYKGKIHNIDPALQAAFINYGAERNGFLQIDEVHPEYYQIVQAGGDRRPKYPPIQKALKKNQELLVQVVKEPTGHKGAFLTTYLSLPGRYFVLTPGREQRGVSRKIEDEAERKRLKEVISGLKLDEGLGLIVRTAALSQSKTSLERDLSYLKRLWKEVRQRGTTAETPSLIYQELDLSSRAVRDYLTDDVGEIWVDEPETAKRVSEMATLVYPRRPGIVKQHPDVDVPLWDRFNLRKQIEQLYGREVTLPSGGVLVFDHAEALTAVDINSGKIGGESNFREMALKTNIEASEEVARQLRLRDIGGQVVIDFIEMKDRKHVAEVEKTLRAAFKNDRARTDVGRISRFGLLEIVRQRLGSSALSITSEPCPCCNGSGQRRNHEWQALTVLKDIYRQLRKDSSQETVTAKVSEELSRYLLNHKRARLSAMEEEFKKKIVINAL; this comes from the coding sequence ATGAGCAGAGGGAAGAAACGCAAGCAGAAGATGTTCATCAGCGTGCTGCCCGGCGAACAGGTCGAGGTGGCCGTGGCCGAGGACGGCCAGCTGTTGGAATACTACGTCGAGATGGTCCACCAGGCCAAGACGCGGGGCCACATCTACAAGGGCAAGATCCACAATATCGATCCCGCCCTGCAGGCCGCGTTTATTAATTACGGGGCCGAGCGCAACGGCTTTTTGCAGATCGACGAGGTGCACCCCGAGTACTACCAGATCGTGCAGGCCGGCGGCGACCGCCGTCCCAAGTATCCGCCCATCCAGAAGGCGCTGAAAAAAAATCAGGAGCTCCTTGTCCAGGTCGTCAAGGAACCCACGGGCCACAAGGGCGCGTTTCTCACCACCTATCTGTCCCTGCCGGGCCGCTATTTCGTGCTGACCCCGGGCCGGGAGCAGCGGGGCGTGTCGCGCAAGATCGAGGACGAGGCCGAACGCAAGCGCCTCAAGGAAGTCATTTCCGGCCTCAAGCTCGACGAGGGCCTGGGCCTTATTGTCCGCACCGCCGCCCTGTCCCAGTCCAAGACGTCGCTGGAGCGCGATCTTTCGTATCTCAAGCGCCTGTGGAAGGAAGTGCGCCAACGCGGCACCACGGCCGAGACGCCAAGCCTCATTTATCAGGAACTCGACCTGTCCTCCCGGGCCGTGCGCGATTACCTGACCGACGACGTGGGCGAAATCTGGGTGGACGAACCCGAGACGGCCAAGCGCGTGTCGGAAATGGCCACCCTGGTCTATCCGCGCCGCCCGGGCATCGTCAAACAGCATCCCGACGTGGACGTGCCCTTGTGGGACCGCTTCAATTTGCGCAAGCAGATCGAGCAGCTCTACGGCCGCGAGGTCACCTTGCCCAGCGGCGGCGTGCTGGTTTTTGACCACGCCGAGGCGCTGACTGCCGTGGACATCAACTCCGGCAAGATCGGCGGCGAATCGAATTTCCGCGAGATGGCGCTCAAGACCAACATCGAGGCTTCCGAGGAAGTGGCCCGCCAGCTGCGGCTGCGCGACATCGGCGGTCAGGTGGTCATCGACTTTATCGAGATGAAGGACCGAAAGCACGTGGCCGAGGTGGAAAAGACCTTGCGCGCCGCCTTTAAAAACGACCGGGCCCGCACCGACGTCGGCCGCATCTCCCGCTTTGGCCTGCTCGAAATCGTGCGCCAGCGCCTGGGGTCCTCGGCCCTGTCCATCACCTCCGAGCCCTGCCCGTGCTGCAACGGCTCGGGCCAGCGGCGCAACCACGAGTGGCAGGCGCTGACGGTGCTGAAAGACATCTACCGCCAGCTGCGCAAGGATTCGAGCCAGGAGACGGTGACGGCCAAGGTCTCCGAGGAACTGTCCCGCTATCTCCTCAACCACAAGCGCGCCCGACTCTCGGCCATGGAAGAGGAATTCAAGAAAAAGATCGTCATAAACGCCCTGTGA
- a CDS encoding epoxyqueuosine reductase QueH, whose amino-acid sequence MAGRVLLHICCGPCAIAPLSRLTEAGLEVVGLFANDNIQPAAEWLRRRDGAAQVAARFGTPLVIDAYDPLPHMRRSLADPTGRCRPCWDERLTRAAVVAREQGCDAFTSSLLYSRYQDHAAIAALGRAAGEAAGVAFHYADYRTHWDEGVALSKEWGIYRQPYCGCVLSELDRYAKKLRRPPVLDDSCRVP is encoded by the coding sequence ATGGCCGGCCGGGTCCTGCTCCATATCTGCTGCGGCCCGTGCGCCATCGCGCCGCTATCGCGCCTGACCGAGGCCGGCCTGGAGGTTGTCGGGCTTTTCGCCAACGACAACATCCAGCCGGCTGCCGAATGGCTGCGCCGCCGCGACGGCGCGGCCCAGGTCGCGGCCCGGTTCGGCACGCCCCTGGTCATCGACGCCTACGATCCCCTGCCCCATATGCGCCGCTCCCTGGCCGATCCGACCGGGCGCTGCCGCCCTTGCTGGGACGAACGCCTGACCCGGGCGGCCGTTGTGGCCCGGGAGCAAGGCTGCGACGCCTTCACCAGTTCGCTGCTGTACAGCCGCTACCAGGATCACGCCGCCATCGCCGCCCTGGGCCGGGCAGCCGGCGAGGCGGCCGGCGTGGCCTTCCATTACGCCGACTACCGCACCCACTGGGACGAGGGCGTGGCCCTGTCCAAGGAGTGGGGCATCTACCGCCAGCCGTACTGCGGCTGCGTTCTCAGCGAACTCGACCGTTACGCCAAGAAGCTGCGCCGCCCGCCGGTCCTCGACGACTCGTGTCGCGTCCCTTGA